The Nitrospirota bacterium genome includes a window with the following:
- a CDS encoding transcriptional regulator: MKVKPKKPFVPVERKDTLRHGIIALIEGNALTAKEISAAIKISEKEVYEHLEHIRMTLNRHDRRLSVSPAECKKCGFIFEKREKLKKPGKCPECKGESIYYPVFNITANRLFFYM, translated from the coding sequence ATGAAAGTGAAGCCCAAAAAGCCTTTTGTCCCGGTTGAAAGAAAAGACACGCTGAGGCATGGGATAATTGCGCTTATTGAAGGAAACGCACTCACTGCAAAGGAGATTTCAGCTGCAATCAAAATCTCTGAGAAGGAAGTTTATGAGCATCTTGAGCACATACGGATGACATTAAACAGGCACGACCGCCGGCTTTCTGTTTCGCCTGCTGAATGTAAAAAATGCGGTTTTATTTTTGAAAAAAGGGAGAAACTGAAAAAACCCGGCAAATGTCCTGAGTGCAAGGGTGAGTCCATTTATTATCCTGTATTTAATATTACCGCAAACCGACTATTCTTTTATATGTGA
- a CDS encoding aldehyde dehydrogenase family protein: MKDKYPLLLGGRHVETTDFLNVINPFNGKQITSVCRALQKEAETAIDIADKAKDIISKMPSHEKAGILSNISNGISAKKEELAKIITLECGKPISDSRAEVDRAALTFQIAAEEASRIGGELIPLDRNKISEGRWGMTRRFSAGPVFGIAPFNFPLNLVSHKIASSIAAGNPIILKPASKTPVTALMLGDIIMDSGLPEGCLSIIPCSNEVAGKIVTDERIKVFSFTGSASVGWSLKSKANQKKVILELGGNAGVIIDEACDLEYATSRCVTGAFSYSGQVCISVQRIYIHEKVYEKFQESFLKKVKTLKIGDPLDESTNIGPMINAENILRVEAWIKEAVDKGATVLTGGKKNGNFYEPTVLGNTTPEMKVNCMEVFAPIVTLTKIKDFKEGLDAVNNSIYGLQAGVFTDNLKHAYTAFEALEVGGVIINDVPAYRVDHMPYGGVKMSGFGREGIKYAIEEMTELRLMVVNLK, encoded by the coding sequence ATGAAAGACAAATACCCCCTGCTTCTTGGCGGCAGGCATGTTGAAACAACAGATTTTTTAAATGTAATAAATCCGTTTAACGGCAAGCAAATCACAAGTGTTTGCCGTGCGTTGCAAAAAGAGGCAGAAACAGCAATTGATATTGCTGACAAGGCAAAAGACATTATCTCAAAAATGCCTTCGCATGAAAAAGCCGGTATCCTCTCAAACATCTCCAATGGAATCAGCGCAAAAAAGGAAGAGCTTGCAAAGATTATTACTTTGGAATGCGGCAAGCCAATTTCAGATTCAAGGGCAGAGGTTGACAGGGCGGCGCTCACGTTTCAAATCGCCGCTGAAGAGGCATCAAGAATCGGCGGAGAACTTATTCCTTTGGACAGGAATAAAATCTCTGAAGGCAGATGGGGCATGACAAGGAGATTTTCTGCAGGCCCGGTATTCGGCATTGCGCCCTTTAATTTTCCATTAAATCTCGTCAGCCATAAGATTGCGTCGTCCATTGCCGCAGGCAATCCAATAATACTTAAACCTGCGTCAAAGACGCCTGTTACCGCGCTGATGCTCGGAGATATTATTATGGATTCAGGTTTGCCTGAAGGATGCCTCAGCATAATTCCTTGCAGTAATGAGGTCGCCGGAAAGATTGTCACAGATGAAAGGATTAAGGTATTCAGCTTTACAGGCAGTGCATCAGTCGGCTGGAGTTTAAAATCAAAGGCAAATCAGAAAAAGGTGATTCTTGAGCTTGGCGGGAACGCCGGTGTCATTATTGATGAAGCCTGCGACCTTGAATATGCGACATCAAGATGCGTCACAGGCGCTTTTTCATATTCCGGACAGGTTTGTATCTCGGTGCAGAGGATTTATATTCATGAGAAGGTCTATGAAAAATTTCAGGAGAGTTTTCTTAAAAAGGTTAAGACGTTGAAAATAGGAGATCCCCTTGATGAATCTACAAACATAGGGCCGATGATAAATGCTGAAAATATTTTGCGTGTTGAGGCATGGATTAAAGAGGCGGTGGACAAAGGCGCAACCGTGCTTACAGGCGGAAAAAAGAACGGCAATTTTTACGAGCCTACTGTGCTTGGAAATACAACGCCGGAGATGAAGGTCAACTGCATGGAGGTGTTTGCGCCGATTGTGACTCTGACAAAGATTAAGGACTTTAAAGAAGGGCTGGATGCCGTTAATAATTCTATTTACGGGCTGCAGGCAGGGGTGTTTACGGACAATTTAAAACATGCTTACACGGCATTTGAAGCCCTTGAAGTTGGAGGGGTTATTATCAATGATGTACCGGCATACAGGGTTGACCATATGCCTTACGGCGGGGTAAAGATGTCAGGCTTTGGGCGTGAAGGGATAAAATACGCAATTGAGGAGATGACGGAGCTGAGGCTCATGGTGGTGAATCTGAAGTAG
- a CDS encoding aminodeoxychorismate/anthranilate synthase component II has translation MLLMIDNYDSFTYNLVQYLGELGEDIRVFRNDKTSIPAVEKLNPRRIVISPGPCTPKEAGISIDVIKHFAGKVPILGVCLGHQSIGAAFDGEIISAPRLMHGKTSIIHHDGKTIFEGLPNPFEATRYHSLIIKKETLPDCLEITAWTDKDEIMGVRHKKYVIEGVQFHPESILTKVGKDLLRNFLRLRQV, from the coding sequence ATGCTTTTAATGATAGACAATTACGATTCTTTCACCTATAACCTCGTTCAATATTTAGGCGAGCTTGGAGAAGACATCCGCGTCTTCAGAAATGATAAGACCTCAATCCCTGCGGTTGAAAAACTAAATCCTAGGCGGATAGTTATTTCACCTGGACCATGCACGCCGAAAGAGGCAGGAATTTCAATAGATGTGATAAAACATTTTGCAGGAAAAGTCCCGATTCTTGGCGTATGCCTCGGGCATCAGTCAATAGGCGCTGCCTTTGACGGTGAAATAATAAGCGCCCCGAGATTAATGCATGGAAAGACTTCCATCATCCATCACGACGGAAAAACAATTTTCGAAGGGCTTCCAAACCCCTTTGAGGCAACAAGGTATCATTCATTGATTATAAAAAAAGAAACACTGCCTGACTGCCTTGAGATAACTGCATGGACTGACAAAGACGAAATTATGGGTGTAAGGCATAAGAAATATGTGATTGAAGGCGTCCAGTTCCATCCCGAGTCAATACTTACAAAGGTCGGGAAGGACCTGCTCAGAAATTTCTTAAGGCTTAGACAGGTTTAG
- the trpE gene encoding anthranilate synthase component I, whose product MFYPDFKEFEEKAKEGNLIPVYKEILADLETPLSAYLKLKVKTGFLLESVVGGEKWARYSFIGGNPSVIIEGKGKNLIVKRGLQKEKIKTDDPLKVISDELKKYKPVTMLGLPRFFGGFVGYIGYDTVRHFEKLPDKHLAGLNLPDLFLMLTDTLLVFDGLTQKIKVISNAHTDGKNAKKAYDEAIQKIESIEKKLKSRAVPPKEKSVSAGVGEQKQFTSNFKKENFLKAVEKAKDYVTAGDVIQVVLSQNFQRDVDIHPINAYRALRVINPSPYMYYIETGKSAIVGSSPEILVRLEGNTIELRPIAGTRKRGNTAEEDKRLEQELKADPKELAEHIMLVDLGRNDVGRVAVTGSVNVTELMTVERYSHVMHLVSNVTGKLHNGLDAFDVLRASFPAGTVTGAPKIRAMEIIEELEPTKRGPYAGCVGYFDFSGNMDMCITIRTIIFKGKKAYIQAGAGLVADSVPENEYTETVNKAKGMFKAVEMAENNLS is encoded by the coding sequence ATGTTTTACCCTGATTTCAAGGAATTTGAAGAAAAGGCAAAAGAAGGCAACCTCATTCCGGTCTACAAGGAAATCCTTGCTGACCTTGAAACGCCGCTTTCCGCCTATCTTAAATTAAAGGTAAAAACAGGCTTTCTGCTTGAAAGCGTGGTAGGTGGTGAAAAATGGGCCAGGTACTCCTTTATCGGAGGCAACCCGTCTGTGATAATTGAGGGAAAAGGGAAAAACCTGATAGTTAAAAGAGGGCTTCAAAAAGAAAAAATTAAAACAGACGACCCTTTAAAGGTTATCTCTGATGAATTAAAAAAATACAAGCCAGTAACCATGCTCGGTCTTCCAAGATTTTTCGGAGGATTTGTCGGCTATATCGGCTATGACACGGTAAGGCATTTTGAGAAGCTCCCTGACAAACATCTTGCGGGACTGAACCTTCCTGATTTATTCCTGATGCTTACTGATACTTTGCTGGTTTTTGACGGCTTGACGCAGAAAATAAAGGTCATATCAAATGCACATACAGACGGCAAAAACGCAAAAAAAGCCTATGACGAGGCAATTCAAAAGATAGAAAGCATAGAGAAGAAATTGAAATCAAGGGCAGTGCCGCCAAAAGAAAAAAGTGTCAGTGCCGGTGTCGGTGAACAAAAACAGTTTACATCCAATTTCAAAAAAGAGAATTTTCTAAAGGCAGTTGAAAAGGCAAAGGATTATGTGACGGCAGGCGATGTTATTCAGGTGGTGCTGTCACAGAATTTCCAGAGGGACGTTGATATTCATCCGATAAATGCCTACCGCGCTTTAAGGGTAATTAATCCATCGCCTTACATGTATTATATTGAAACAGGGAAAAGCGCCATTGTTGGCTCATCCCCTGAAATACTTGTAAGACTTGAGGGCAATACGATAGAGCTGAGGCCCATTGCAGGGACCAGGAAAAGGGGGAATACCGCTGAAGAAGACAAGCGGCTTGAGCAAGAGCTTAAGGCTGACCCAAAAGAGCTGGCAGAGCACATCATGCTCGTAGACCTCGGAAGGAATGATGTGGGAAGGGTTGCAGTCACCGGCTCTGTGAATGTTACTGAATTAATGACTGTTGAACGGTATTCGCATGTAATGCATCTCGTCTCTAATGTCACAGGCAAACTCCACAATGGTCTTGATGCATTTGACGTGCTGAGGGCATCCTTTCCTGCAGGGACGGTAACGGGCGCGCCAAAGATACGCGCAATGGAGATTATTGAAGAGCTTGAGCCGACAAAACGCGGACCATATGCAGGATGCGTCGGGTATTTTGATTTCTCAGGAAACATGGACATGTGCATTACAATCAGGACTATAATATTTAAAGGCAAAAAAGCTTACATACAGGCAGGAGCCGGATTAGTGGCTGATTCCGTACCTGAAAATGAATACACAGAGACGGTAAACAAGGCAAAAGGGATGTTCAAGGCAGTTGAAATGGCGGAGAATAATCTTAGTTAA
- a CDS encoding type II toxin-antitoxin system RelE/ParE family toxin, which translates to MKIIWSPLAIERAREIAEYIAHDNMIMAENWIDTVFAKVEQLKSFPGSGRIVPEINSRTIKELIYGNYRIICRIEEKQISILTVRHGKQILPTDEIMA; encoded by the coding sequence ATGAAAATAATATGGTCTCCTCTTGCCATAGAAAGGGCACGCGAGATCGCAGAATATATAGCCCATGACAATATGATTATGGCAGAAAACTGGATTGATACGGTTTTCGCTAAAGTAGAACAACTAAAATCGTTTCCGGGAAGCGGGCGAATAGTTCCGGAAATCAACAGCAGGACAATTAAAGAATTAATCTACGGCAATTATAGAATTATTTGCAGGATAGAAGAAAAACAAATCTCTATTCTTACAGTCCGGCATGGGAAGCAAATCTTACCGACAGATGAAATCATGGCATAA
- a CDS encoding type II toxin-antitoxin system Phd/YefM family antitoxin: MKRLKVNEDIRPMSEFRTGIASFIKKIHDTKRPLIITQHGKGVAVLLDADEFESMQERIELLQDIQTSINQIEGGQGIKHNDAKAAVLSRIKK, from the coding sequence ATGAAAAGATTAAAAGTCAATGAAGATATCAGACCGATGTCTGAATTTAGGACTGGAATCGCTTCCTTTATTAAAAAAATACATGATACAAAACGTCCGCTTATTATTACGCAGCATGGGAAAGGCGTGGCTGTTTTGCTTGACGCTGATGAATTTGAGTCAATGCAGGAAAGGATTGAACTCCTTCAGGATATACAAACATCTATTAACCAGATTGAAGGCGGACAAGGGATTAAACATAACGATGCTAAAGCAGCCGTGCTTAGCAGGATCAAAAAATGA
- a CDS encoding transglycosylase SLT domain-containing protein: MHPVLVKPRFLIAVFFILLVFLSPLVCFASDLDNKPSAVVKDDSQEQIKEQFKKAVELSRTGSYKDAEEILLKLTGDNLWKGKVYLLLGRIYKEQNLFDKAEERLIYAVGSCPLLKDYALKLLTDVYISAEKFDKAVETARQIQHKVLLKDARKSEITALFKAKREDETMDLLQRFTKDYSNEWELRLTLARLLKNHNKTDEAVSLFKKIYINAVPVSADALWELKDMKADTFTSEELLKRADNLFDKGNFQRAEETYREVLKGQKSESRTQNLPTGQAGTDYGTQKAESRIQNPESKSIIDKNKIIFSIGMCQFRLRQYDKAAKNFASVNTPEAMFWEGRAYNRINDEEGFGRIIKKFEKEYPLDERLAKLLLISADNLREAGKATEAGEIFKRIIKDFPQMTEDALWGLGWMSYTLQDYKSASEYFSKLSVSSNGDNQKKYLYWQMKSIQKSSENCAKAKVEGKNADERCPEKDEAVLTRISEGSGYYNYLVKSSAVPAGPLENSGQPAGIKRGGVFTQRPDGESYERIEALISLDMKNDAANEINAVIQKVLKPEEFLYLGYTAMSIGEYRKIIALTEEIQKDEFLPMAYPLGYWDIVKMASERENVDAYLVTAIIREESRFDPAATSNAGALGLMQLMPATAQRFKSKVKIELKDNSDIYDAEKNILIGAHYLSWLIKEFKALPYAIAAYNAGESVLQKWLDQNGKKEIDEFIEEIPYAETRKYVKKVLKSYWQYRAMEGLPAAAF; this comes from the coding sequence ATGCATCCGGTATTAGTTAAGCCACGTTTTCTTATCGCAGTTTTTTTTATACTGCTTGTTTTTTTATCTCCATTAGTCTGTTTTGCCTCTGACCTGGATAATAAACCTTCTGCGGTTGTAAAGGACGATTCTCAGGAGCAGATTAAGGAGCAATTTAAAAAGGCAGTTGAATTAAGCAGAACAGGCTCTTATAAGGATGCAGAGGAAATTCTTTTAAAATTAACAGGCGATAATTTATGGAAGGGTAAGGTGTATCTTTTGCTCGGCAGGATTTACAAGGAGCAGAATTTATTTGATAAGGCTGAAGAGCGTTTAATTTATGCTGTCGGTTCCTGTCCCCTGCTTAAGGACTATGCCTTAAAACTGCTGACTGATGTATATATTTCCGCAGAAAAATTTGATAAAGCCGTTGAGACTGCGCGGCAGATACAGCACAAGGTTCTTTTAAAAGATGCAAGAAAATCTGAGATTACAGCGCTGTTTAAGGCAAAACGTGAAGACGAGACAATGGACCTGCTTCAGCGCTTCACCAAAGATTATTCAAATGAATGGGAGTTGAGATTAACTCTTGCACGGCTTTTAAAAAATCACAACAAAACCGATGAGGCTGTCAGTTTGTTCAAAAAAATATACATTAATGCAGTTCCAGTATCCGCTGACGCCTTATGGGAATTAAAAGATATGAAGGCAGACACATTTACTTCAGAGGAACTTCTGAAGAGGGCGGATAATCTTTTTGATAAGGGTAATTTTCAGAGGGCGGAGGAAACTTACAGGGAAGTTCTTAAAGGACAGAAGTCAGAATCCAGAACCCAGAACCTGCCTACCGGACAGGCAGGCACAGACTACGGAACACAGAAGGCAGAATCCAGAATTCAAAATCCAGAATCAAAAAGCATTATAGACAAAAACAAGATTATTTTTTCAATAGGGATGTGCCAGTTCAGATTAAGGCAATATGACAAGGCGGCTAAAAATTTTGCATCAGTCAACACCCCTGAGGCAATGTTTTGGGAGGGCAGGGCGTATAACAGGATTAATGATGAAGAAGGCTTTGGCAGGATTATCAAAAAATTTGAAAAAGAATATCCCTTGGATGAACGCCTTGCTAAACTGCTTCTCATATCAGCGGACAATCTGAGGGAGGCAGGCAAAGCAACAGAGGCGGGGGAAATATTCAAGAGAATTATAAAAGATTTTCCGCAGATGACAGAGGATGCCCTCTGGGGGCTTGGATGGATGAGCTACACATTGCAGGATTACAAATCCGCCTCAGAATATTTTTCAAAACTGTCCGTATCTTCCAATGGAGATAATCAAAAAAAATATCTTTACTGGCAGATGAAAAGTATTCAGAAATCAAGTGAAAACTGTGCGAAGGCTAAGGTTGAAGGCAAAAACGCTGATGAGCGGTGTCCTGAAAAAGACGAGGCTGTGTTAACAAGAATTTCTGAAGGCAGCGGGTATTACAATTATCTTGTTAAATCCAGCGCTGTACCGGCAGGTCCTCTTGAAAATTCAGGACAGCCTGCAGGCATCAAGCGCGGGGGCGTATTTACTCAAAGGCCTGATGGAGAGTCTTATGAAAGGATTGAAGCGCTTATATCCTTAGACATGAAGAATGATGCGGCAAATGAAATAAATGCAGTTATTCAAAAGGTGCTCAAGCCCGAAGAGTTTTTATATCTCGGCTATACGGCAATGAGCATAGGAGAGTACAGGAAAATAATTGCACTGACAGAAGAAATTCAAAAGGATGAATTTCTTCCAATGGCATATCCGCTTGGCTATTGGGACATTGTGAAAATGGCTTCTGAGCGTGAAAATGTGGATGCCTATCTTGTGACTGCAATAATAAGGGAAGAAAGCCGTTTTGACCCTGCCGCTACGTCTAATGCCGGGGCGCTTGGTCTTATGCAGCTTATGCCTGCTACCGCGCAGAGATTTAAAAGTAAGGTCAAGATAGAGCTGAAGGATAATTCGGATATTTACGATGCTGAAAAAAATATTCTGATAGGCGCTCATTACCTGTCATGGCTTATTAAAGAATTTAAAGCCCTGCCTTATGCGATTGCCGCTTATAACGCAGGGGAAAGTGTATTGCAGAAATGGCTGGACCAGAACGGCAAAAAAGAGATAGACGAATTTATTGAGGAAATTCCATATGCCGAGACAAGAAAATATGTTAAGAAAGTGTTAAAAAGCTACTGGCAGTACAGGGCCATGGAAGGACTGCCTGCTGCGGCGTTTTAG
- a CDS encoding cell division protein ZapA — MAAKTIEVQILGQNYSIKVDEDEAYVKSLAQYVDEKLREIYSNAPTANHLKVAIMASLNIADELFKLRMEHENLDRMIEEKTKILSGLVE, encoded by the coding sequence ATGGCTGCAAAAACTATTGAAGTCCAGATATTAGGGCAGAATTATTCCATCAAGGTGGATGAGGATGAGGCATATGTAAAATCCCTGGCGCAGTATGTTGATGAAAAACTCAGGGAGATTTACAGCAACGCCCCTACGGCAAACCACCTTAAAGTTGCTATTATGGCTTCTCTTAATATTGCCGATGAACTCTTTAAGCTCAGGATGGAGCATGAAAATCTTGACAGGATGATTGAGGAGAAGACTAAGATTCTGTCAGGGCTGGTGGAGTAA
- the lysS gene encoding lysine--tRNA ligase — protein sequence MEDTNDLIQERFKKLNTLKKSGIDPYGGPFDVKDRAKDIIDNYGPLSKEELKAKNVSCTIAGRIIAMRDFGKACFAHIQDATGKIQVYLRKDALGAGYDILKNIDIGDIAGLSGKVFRTKTNELTIEAKDITLLCKSLRPLPEKWHGLKDIETRYRQRYVDLIANPSVKEMFLKRSRLIKSIRDFFDARGFMEVETPMMHPIPGGANAKPFKTHHNALGMDLYLRIAPELYLKKLIVGGYERVYEINKNFRNEGISTRHNPEFTMLEFYIAYTDYRYLMGFTEELITFLCAETAGGLSVPYGDADGTIDFTPPWKRLTMHDAMQMHSVDPSVFNGLTAARDYAVKNGIDIDKKATHGKILDEIFKEKIEPNLIQPTFILDYPVELSPLAKRKKEDPGLVERFELFIGAREIANAFSELNDPADQRERFLSQVEARQMGDEEAGFMDEDFVRALEYGMPPTAGEGIGIDRLLMLLANAQSIRDVILFPQLKPEQ from the coding sequence ATGGAAGACACTAACGATTTAATACAGGAACGGTTCAAAAAACTTAACACCCTTAAGAAGTCCGGGATTGACCCTTACGGCGGTCCTTTTGATGTCAAAGACAGGGCAAAGGACATAATTGATAATTACGGGCCTCTAAGCAAGGAAGAGCTTAAGGCAAAGAATGTCAGTTGCACAATTGCAGGCAGGATAATTGCCATGAGGGACTTTGGAAAGGCCTGCTTTGCCCACATCCAGGATGCAACAGGCAAAATTCAGGTCTATCTGAGAAAGGATGCCCTCGGCGCAGGCTATGACATACTTAAGAATATTGACATTGGGGATATTGCCGGCTTAAGCGGCAAGGTGTTCAGGACCAAGACAAATGAACTTACGATTGAGGCTAAAGATATCACCCTGCTTTGCAAATCCCTGAGACCCCTGCCTGAGAAATGGCACGGTCTTAAAGACATTGAAACCCGCTACAGGCAGCGCTATGTGGACCTGATTGCAAATCCTTCCGTAAAGGAGATGTTTTTAAAACGGAGCAGGCTTATTAAATCAATCAGGGATTTTTTTGACGCAAGGGGCTTTATGGAAGTTGAGACACCTATGATGCATCCCATCCCCGGCGGGGCAAATGCAAAACCGTTTAAGACCCATCATAACGCGCTCGGCATGGACCTTTATCTAAGGATAGCGCCTGAGCTTTATTTAAAGAAGCTTATTGTAGGCGGATACGAGAGGGTTTATGAAATCAACAAAAATTTCAGAAATGAAGGCATTTCCACAAGGCACAACCCTGAATTTACCATGCTGGAATTTTATATAGCTTATACTGATTACAGATATTTGATGGGCTTTACTGAGGAGCTTATTACTTTTTTATGCGCAGAGACTGCCGGCGGATTGAGTGTGCCTTACGGAGATGCGGACGGCACCATTGATTTTACTCCGCCGTGGAAGAGACTGACCATGCATGACGCAATGCAGATGCACAGCGTTGACCCTTCTGTTTTCAACGGGTTGACTGCTGCAAGGGATTACGCAGTTAAAAACGGCATTGATATAGATAAAAAGGCAACTCACGGAAAAATTCTTGACGAAATATTCAAAGAAAAAATTGAACCCAATCTGATACAGCCGACATTTATACTTGATTATCCTGTTGAACTTTCCCCCCTAGCAAAGAGGAAGAAGGAAGATCCTGGACTTGTGGAGAGGTTTGAATTGTTTATTGGCGCCCGGGAGATTGCGAACGCCTTCTCAGAGCTGAATGACCCGGCAGACCAGAGGGAGAGATTTTTAAGTCAGGTGGAGGCAAGGCAAATGGGGGATGAGGAAGCAGGTTTTATGGATGAGGATTTTGTCAGGGCATTGGAATACGGCATGCCGCCCACTGCAGGGGAAGGAATAGGCATTGACAGGCTGCTGATGCTGCTTGCAAATGCACAGTCAATAAGGGATGTAATCCTGTTTCCGCAGTTAAAACCGGAACAATAA
- a CDS encoding lipoprotein-releasing ABC transporter permease subunit: MPYQLFISLRYLRTKKKQRGISVNTAISIAGVALGVTALIIVLSVMSGFQDDLQKKILGVNAHIVVLSYEGKLKGQAELREKIGRIKGIKNSTPFVYGQAMLGSGAKGHGVVVRGIEPDVEIMTTDIFKNIKNGSIDALKKDTGTPGIIIGRELLRNLGLFVGDEVNLISPFGIAGPLGMLPKIKKFKVAGFFEAGMYEYDSSLAYINIKDAQDFFNYQDSVTGIEIKVDDIYSTEKTGLEIENTLGVPYYTRDWKQMNKNLFAALKLEKIVMFIILVLIVLVASFNIISNLVMIVIEKSREIAILKAMGATSRGIMSIFVIHGLIIGIVGTIIGITGGYTVCYLLKTYKFISLPADVYYLSYLPVKMNLPDFIAVSAAAVFISFIATIYPSWQAAKLNPVEPLRYE; encoded by the coding sequence CTGCCATATCAGCTTTTCATAAGCCTCCGTTACCTCAGGACCAAAAAAAAGCAAAGGGGCATTTCGGTAAATACCGCAATCTCCATTGCAGGGGTTGCGCTCGGCGTTACGGCTTTGATTATAGTCCTTTCGGTAATGAGCGGGTTTCAGGATGACCTCCAGAAAAAAATACTCGGCGTGAATGCCCATATTGTTGTTTTAAGTTATGAAGGGAAATTAAAAGGGCAGGCAGAACTCCGCGAAAAGATCGGCAGGATTAAGGGGATTAAAAATTCCACCCCATTTGTTTATGGTCAGGCAATGCTCGGCTCAGGCGCCAAGGGGCATGGCGTTGTTGTAAGGGGCATAGAGCCTGATGTTGAAATCATGACAACGGATATTTTTAAAAATATTAAAAATGGAAGCATTGATGCGCTGAAGAAAGATACCGGCACTCCGGGGATAATAATCGGCAGGGAACTTTTAAGAAATCTGGGTTTGTTTGTCGGCGATGAGGTCAACCTGATATCGCCGTTCGGCATTGCCGGCCCTCTCGGGATGCTCCCGAAGATAAAGAAGTTTAAAGTCGCCGGGTTTTTTGAGGCAGGGATGTATGAATACGACTCAAGCCTTGCCTATATAAATATAAAAGATGCTCAGGATTTTTTTAATTATCAGGACAGTGTTACTGGAATTGAAATAAAGGTTGATGACATATACAGCACAGAAAAGACAGGCCTTGAGATTGAGAATACGCTTGGTGTTCCGTATTACACGCGGGACTGGAAACAGATGAACAAAAATCTTTTTGCGGCTTTGAAATTGGAGAAAATCGTCATGTTTATAATACTTGTCCTGATAGTGCTTGTAGCATCATTCAATATCATAAGCAATCTTGTAATGATAGTGATTGAAAAATCCAGGGAAATCGCCATCCTTAAGGCAATGGGCGCAACCAGCAGGGGAATTATGTCTATCTTTGTGATACACGGGCTGATAATAGGAATTGTCGGCACAATTATCGGGATCACAGGCGGTTATACGGTCTGCTATCTGCTGAAGACATATAAGTTTATTAGCCTTCCTGCCGACGTTTATTATCTTAGTTACCTGCCTGTAAAGATGAATCTGCCTGATTTTATTGCCGTGTCAGCCGCTGCTGTTTTTATAAGTTTTATTGCAACTATTTATCCTTCGTGGCAGGCTGCAAAATTAAATCCTGTGGAGCCGCTGAGATACGAGTGA
- a CDS encoding ABC transporter ATP-binding protein: MKALISVRNLNKTFSGNGIELHVLKGINLEIYEGEVAAIMGPSGVGKSTLLHIIGTLDMPTSGDVFYEDRDISSLDENALSGFRNRTIGFIFQFHHLLPEFTAVENIMMPAMISQGSRGQGVKGSSYGEIKEKAERLLKELDVYERRNHKPGELSGGEQQRIAAARALILEPKIVFADEPTGNLDTQTGDELFNLLIDLNRKKGITFLIVTHNDALASKCGRIIRILDGRVV, translated from the coding sequence ATGAAGGCATTAATAAGCGTAAGAAATCTGAATAAGACTTTTTCGGGCAATGGCATAGAGCTTCATGTCCTGAAGGGGATAAACCTTGAGATATATGAAGGGGAGGTTGCCGCCATAATGGGACCTTCAGGCGTGGGCAAAAGCACTCTGCTTCATATCATTGGAACCCTTGATATGCCGACATCAGGAGATGTTTTTTATGAAGACAGGGATATTTCTTCACTTGATGAAAATGCCCTGTCAGGCTTCAGGAACAGGACAATCGGATTTATTTTTCAGTTCCATCATCTTTTGCCGGAATTTACTGCCGTTGAAAATATAATGATGCCGGCGATGATAAGTCAGGGGTCAAGGGGTCAAGGGGTCAAGGGGTCAAGTTATGGAGAGATTAAAGAAAAGGCAGAGAGGCTTTTAAAAGAACTTGATGTATATGAAAGAAGAAATCACAAGCCGGGAGAACTCTCAGGCGGCGAACAGCAGAGGATTGCGGCGGCGAGGGCGCTTATACTTGAGCCGAAGATTGTATTTGCTGATGAACCCACCGGCAACCTTGACACTCAGACAGGGGATGAGCTGTTTAATCTTCTGATTGACTTAAACAGGAAAAAGGGCATAACTTTTTTAATCGTAACGCATAACGATGCCCTTGCATCAAAGTGCGGAAGGATTATCAGGATACTGGACGGGCGGGTCGTGTGA